Proteins from a genomic interval of Channa argus isolate prfri chromosome 11, Channa argus male v1.0, whole genome shotgun sequence:
- the zbtb34 gene encoding zinc finger and BTB domain-containing protein 34, giving the protein MVFCKKAVGKLEKHIQEMDDGSYIEFDVPEFSNTVLTQLNELRLQGKLCDIIVHIQGQPFRAHKAVLAASSPYFRDHSALSTMSGLSISVIKSPEVFEQLLAFCYTGHMSLQLKDIISFLTAASFLQMQAIIDKCTQILESIHSKISLPVNVCSPEKDDSQTSRNGVSDSSLFVNPTQISPPYFSRQSQVGHSLGRGRQQQEEGQSDRGSSDSVSEHDTPMEGETEQVELIGKDGQVTDVHVKVEKIDRPNYSDSSSAGDDGYHTELVDGEQVLAVSVGSYGPVIQPAAYSYSGLSSSCFVNLSNSSPSRSILSGFRGGRARAKRPLAIPAGVLSHIKPGSDDNESTVGPTGLENDVRERSLRSQWYPYNERLICIYCGKTFNQKGSLDRHMRLHMGITPFVCKFCGKKYTRKDQLEYHIRGHTDNKPFHCQICGKCFPFQGTLNQHLRKKHMGASEGSNHMDSPERTEGSSGQKGQEDTSEGMAFEAQYAEEAPANDIEESSKCSPEEAQASRCDF; this is encoded by the exons ATGGTATTCTGCAAGAAG GCTGTCGGCAAACTGGAGAAACATATCCAAGAAATGGACGACGGCAGCTACATCGAGTTTGATGTGCCGGAGTTCAGTAACACTGTTTTGACCCAACTCAACGAGCTGCGGCTGCAAGGAAAGCTGTGTGACATTATTGTTCACATTCAGGGCCAGCCATTCCGAGCCCACAAGGCTGTGCTGGCAGCTAGTTCACCCTACTTTCGTGACCACTCTGCCCTCAGCACCATGAGTGGCCTATCCATCTCGGTCATCAAAAGCCCTGAGGTGTTCGAGCAGCTTCTTGCATTCTGCTACACAGGTCACATGTCCCTACAGCTCAAGGATATTATCAGTTTCCTTACTGCTGCCAGCTTTCTACAGATGCAGGCCATTATTGACAAGTGTACCCAAATCCTGGAGAGCATCCACTCCAAGATCAGCCTCCCAGTTAATGTCTGCAGCCCAGAGAAGGATGACTCGCAGACCAGCCGCAATGGAGTCAGTGACAGCAGCCTCTTTGTAAACCCTACCCAGATCTCCCCCCCTTACTTCTCCCGGCAGAGTCAGGTAGGACACAGCCTGGGCCGGGGGCGACAGCAGCAAGAAGAAGGTCAATCGGACCGTGGCAGTAGTGATAGTGTATCCGAGCACGACACTCCTATGGAGGGAGAAACGGAGCAAGTGGAACTGATCGGAAAAGATGGGCAAGTAACAGATGTGCATGTAAAGGTGGAGAAGATTGACAGGCCCAACTACTCGGATAGTTCTTCAGCTGGTGATGATGGCTACCATACAGAGCTAGTAGATGGAGAACAGGTATTGGCAGTTAGTGTGGGTTCTTATGGTCCTGTTATTCAGCCCGCTGCCTATTCTTACTCAGGGCTGTCCTCCTCGTGCTTTGTCAACCTTAGCAACTCTAGTCCTTCCCGGTCAATTCTCAGTGGCTTTAGAGGCGGACGAGCCAGGGCAAAGCGCCCCCTGGCCATCCCAGCAGGGGTGCTGAGTCATATCAAGCCAGGCTCTGATGACAATGAATCAACTGTGGGACCCACGGGATTGGAGAATGATGTACGAGAGCGCAGCCTGCGGAGTCAGTGGTACCCCTACAACGAGAGACTCATTTGCATCTACTGTGGAAAGACCTTCAACCAGAAAGGGAGCCTGGACCGCCACATGCGCCTCCACATGGGCATCACTCCATTTGTTTGTAAATTCTGTGGCAAGAAATACACGAGGAAAGACCAACTGGAGTACCACATCCGTGGCCACACGGACAACAAGCCCTTCCACTGTCAGATCTGTGGCAAATGCTTTCCATTTCAGGGCACACTCAACCAGCACCTGAGGAAGAAGCACATGGGAGCATCGGAGGGCAGCAATCATATGGATTCTCCAGAGAGGACGGAGGGAAGCTCAGGTCAGAAGGGCCAAGAGGATACATCGGAGGGGATGGCATTTGAGGCGCAATATGCAGAAGAGGCACCAGCCAATGACATTGAAGAAAGTTCAAAATGTAGTCCAGAGGAGGCTCAAGCATCAAGATGTGATTTCTAG